A genomic stretch from Canis lupus familiaris isolate Mischka breed German Shepherd chromosome 17, alternate assembly UU_Cfam_GSD_1.0, whole genome shotgun sequence includes:
- the OR13L2 gene encoding olfactory receptor 5V1, translated as MTPFEMNNQTDVTEFIFLGFSNHPKLQGLFFLVFLIIYLTTLLGNMLIITATKISLALHTPMYYFLSNLSFLDVCYTSTTIPVMLVNFFHRKKTISYEGCLSQIFFLVTCTGTECVLLAAMAYDRYVAICHPLQYPVLMSVKVCVFLVTGSWLCGLVNSVIHTVLAATLTLCGPNQISHFLCDIPLLLELSCSDTSLNESVLHVASATIGLSPCLFTGVSYILIISAILRIPSAQGRNKAFSTCASHLTVVVIFYGMANFNYDKPREGYSLDIDILVSVLFCVVTPMLNPIIYSLRNKEVKGALRKLAGGYVIPGNISV; from the coding sequence ATGACACCATTTGAAATGAACAATCAAACAGATGTCACTGAATTCATCTTCTTGGGGTTTTCCAACCACCCCAAACTACAGGGCTtgtttttcctggttttcttgatCATTTACCTGACAACACTCCTGGGAAACATGCTCATAATAACAGCCACTAAAATCAGCCTTGCTCTTCATACTCCAATGTATTATTTCCTCAGCAACCTGAGTTTCTTGGACGTCTGCTACACATCCACCACCATCCCAGTCATGCTGGTGAACTTCTTCCACAGAAAGAAAACCATCTCATATGAAGGCTGCCTTTCCCAGATTTTCTTCCTCGTGACATGCACTGGCACTGAATGTGTCTTATTGGCTGCTATGGCTTATGACCGCTATGTAGCAATTTGCCACCCCCTTCAATATCCGGTCCTCATGAGTGTGAAGGTCTGTGTTTTTTTGGTGACTGGGTCCTGGCTATGTGGGCTGGTGAATTCTGTGATACACACAGTGCTGGCAGCCACACTCACTCTCTGTGGGCCCAACCAAATCAGCCACTTTCTCTGTGACATCCCATTGCTCCTGGAGCTCTCTTGCTCAGACACCTCTCTCAATGAGTCTGTGCTCCATGTGGCCAGTGCCACCATTGGCCTGAGCCCCTGTCTGTTTACTGGAGTGTCCTATATACTCATAATTTCTGCCATTCTTAGGATTCCCTCTGCTCAGGGCAGGAACAAGGCCTTCTCTACCTGTGCATCCCACCTTACTGTTGTTGTGATCTTTTATGGAATGGCCAATTTCAACTATGATAAACCCAGAGAGGGTTACTCCTTAGACATAGATATTCTGGTCTCTGTGCTCTTCTGTGTTGTGACCCCCATGTTGAACCCCATCATATACAGTCTGAGAAACAAGGAGGTCAAGGGTGCCCTGAGGAAGCTGGCTGGAGGGTATGTGATCCCTGGCAATATTAGTGTCTAG